From one Desulfitibacter alkalitolerans DSM 16504 genomic stretch:
- a CDS encoding SpoIIIAH-like family protein encodes MTIITNRYTLGLILVALFSAMLYIGYMELKPYDEALILETATKQKDEQFGWLNEDYVNLSKVSDDAVFFVEYRLDRDRTRGKQLELMKKIVEDPNSVAETRQEAQQKIIQITNYLEQELQLENLIKAKGFKDAVIFIQPQSVTAVVNQREFTKDEIAQITDLIITVTGQGIENIYIVPNGGEKQ; translated from the coding sequence TTATACTTGTAGCACTGTTTTCTGCCATGCTGTATATAGGGTACATGGAATTAAAGCCATATGATGAAGCCTTAATACTTGAAACTGCTACAAAGCAAAAGGATGAACAGTTTGGGTGGTTAAATGAGGATTACGTAAATCTCAGCAAGGTTTCTGATGATGCCGTTTTTTTTGTGGAATATAGACTAGATAGGGATAGGACCAGGGGAAAGCAGTTAGAGCTAATGAAAAAAATAGTTGAAGATCCTAACTCGGTAGCAGAAACAAGACAGGAGGCCCAACAAAAAATAATTCAAATCACCAATTATTTAGAGCAGGAGTTACAGCTTGAGAATTTAATAAAAGCCAAAGGCTTTAAGGACGCGGTTATTTTTATCCAGCCCCAATCAGTTACTGCTGTTGTCAATCAAAGGGAGTTTACAAAAGATGAAATAGCCCAAATTACTGATTTGATAATAACTGTTACAGGACAAGGTATAGAAAATATCTATATAGTTCCCAATGGAGGCGAAAAACAATAA
- a CDS encoding Asp23/Gls24 family envelope stress response protein, whose amino-acid sequence MENTEYTLGKVKIADEVVATIAGLAATEIPGVAAMSGGVVGGIAEKLGRKNLSKGVKVEVGEKEAAIDLFVIVNFGARIPDVALKIQENVEKAVQSYTGLKVVEVNIHVQGVYFKAEEGSEEEPRVK is encoded by the coding sequence ATGGAAAATACTGAATATACCCTAGGTAAAGTTAAGATAGCTGATGAGGTGGTTGCTACCATTGCTGGTTTAGCTGCCACAGAAATCCCAGGAGTAGCTGCAATGAGCGGTGGAGTTGTGGGAGGCATAGCTGAAAAGCTTGGCAGAAAGAACCTTTCCAAGGGAGTTAAGGTTGAGGTTGGAGAGAAAGAAGCTGCAATAGACCTATTTGTTATCGTTAATTTTGGTGCAAGAATTCCTGATGTAGCTCTCAAAATTCAGGAAAATGTAGAAAAGGCAGTTCAATCATATACTGGATTAAAGGTTGTTGAGGTAAATATTCATGTTCAAGGCGTATACTTTAAGGCTGAGGAAGGATCAGAGGAGGAACCAAGGGTTAAATAG
- a CDS encoding Asp23/Gls24 family envelope stress response protein: MKTGKVEKTEFQHGQIKMADEVVAIIAALAATEVKGVKAMSGGIVDGIAEVLRRKNLTKGVKVEVGEKEAAVDLNIIVEYGAKIPDVASMIQDSVSKAIESMTGLKVVEVNINVQGVSFKDEPVAEDTQRVK; the protein is encoded by the coding sequence GTGAAAACAGGAAAAGTAGAAAAAACTGAATTTCAACATGGACAAATAAAAATGGCTGACGAGGTGGTTGCTATCATAGCAGCACTGGCAGCTACAGAGGTTAAGGGTGTCAAAGCAATGAGTGGTGGAATTGTTGATGGCATTGCTGAGGTTCTTAGACGCAAAAACCTTACCAAGGGTGTAAAGGTAGAAGTAGGCGAAAAAGAAGCAGCAGTTGATCTTAATATTATTGTTGAGTATGGGGCAAAGATTCCTGATGTAGCTTCAATGATACAAGATAGCGTTTCAAAGGCAATTGAAAGCATGACTGGACTTAAGGTTGTTGAAGTGAATATTAATGTTCAGGGAGTATCTTTTAAGGATGAACCTGTTGCCGAAGACACTCAAAGAGTAAAGTAG
- the amaP gene encoding alkaline shock response membrane anchor protein AmaP, with product MSFGNRLSNVFFSLLGLALAIVIFAASLGWGLPIRLLLEQLEIRDVRLAMAAVSLVVAIWAIYSLQIGLRKKPEVKYTQIDSTEHGQIHITMEAIENFVTRAAGTIKEVKEVKPRIKILPEGMALLLKITIIPDTNVPNVTRDIQEKVSHYLKEYGGIEVFDVEVVVDKIAQPVRSRVD from the coding sequence TTGAGCTTTGGGAATAGATTGTCAAATGTTTTCTTTTCTTTGTTGGGACTAGCCCTGGCCATCGTTATTTTTGCAGCATCCCTGGGCTGGGGGTTGCCCATTAGATTATTATTAGAACAGCTTGAAATAAGAGATGTACGGTTGGCCATGGCTGCAGTTTCCTTGGTTGTAGCAATATGGGCCATTTACTCGTTACAAATTGGCTTAAGGAAAAAGCCTGAGGTAAAATATACACAAATAGATTCCACAGAACATGGGCAAATACATATTACCATGGAAGCAATAGAAAACTTTGTTACACGAGCAGCTGGTACAATTAAAGAAGTAAAAGAAGTAAAGCCGCGCATTAAAATACTCCCTGAAGGAATGGCTTTATTACTTAAAATAACAATAATCCCAGATACTAACGTTCCCAATGTAACCAGGGATATTCAGGAAAAGGTGTCACATTATCTTAAAGAATATGGCGGTATTGAAGTTTTTGATGTGGAAGTAGTAGTTGATAAGATAGCCCAGCCAGTTAGAAGTAGGGTAGATTAA
- a CDS encoding DUF2273 domain-containing protein, giving the protein MDWSKIVVDVLTFHRGKLIGATIGLVFGLFTILFGFWKAFFLGICIFVGYFLGRRIDENKDFKALIKKLWSDS; this is encoded by the coding sequence ATGGACTGGAGCAAAATTGTTGTAGATGTTTTAACTTTTCATAGGGGTAAACTAATTGGAGCTACAATAGGTCTGGTATTTGGCTTGTTTACCATCCTATTCGGATTCTGGAAGGCATTCTTTCTTGGCATCTGTATTTTTGTAGGATACTTTTTAGGTCGCAGAATAGATGAGAACAAAGATTTTAAGGCGCTAATAAAAAAGCTTTGGAGCGATTCATAG
- the nusB gene encoding transcription antitermination factor NusB → MSRKAAREKAMQALFQIELTKVDPEEAIKNVVGESELDEQSKAFARSLIIGTLEKLDVIDKKIRENAHKWQLERIGNVEKTALRIAVYEVLYVEDVPNAVAINEAINLVKVFSTEKAAPFVNGILDKIANENRG, encoded by the coding sequence TTGAGCAGAAAGGCTGCCAGGGAAAAGGCCATGCAGGCCCTTTTCCAAATAGAGCTAACAAAGGTTGATCCAGAGGAAGCAATTAAAAATGTTGTAGGAGAATCTGAACTTGATGAGCAAAGCAAGGCCTTTGCCCGCAGTTTAATTATAGGAACCCTAGAAAAGCTTGATGTAATAGATAAGAAAATTAGAGAAAATGCACATAAATGGCAACTTGAACGTATAGGAAACGTTGAAAAGACGGCCTTAAGGATAGCGGTTTATGAGGTGCTATATGTTGAGGATGTACCAAATGCAGTAGCAATAAATGAAGCAATTAACCTGGTTAAGGTTTTCAGCACAGAAAAAGCAGCTCCCTTTGTCAATGGTATTTTAGACAAAATAGCTAATGAAAATAGAGGGTGA
- a CDS encoding O-sialoglycoprotein endopeptidase: MFLGLDTSCYTTSAAVVDKDEGLIWNKSKLLLVPEGEKGLPQSEALFNHLKRLPQLLQDTGQLFCYSQIQAVCASTRPRPQENSYMPVFTVSENIGRILATSLGVPFIETSHQENHLRAGVWSGKIPCKEFLALHVSGGTSELLKVCWQKGRPFKINLLGGTIDLHAGQFIDRVGVSLNLPFPAGPHMERIGRDSDKLLEIPSWVREYSISFSGPEAAAQRLIAAKESPANIARAVENCIAKTLEKLLLNAMGKEKFTNILLVGGVCANTYIKKRLKNRLEHQAVGAKLYFAAPEYSSDNAVGTALIGKDMHI, from the coding sequence TTGTTTTTAGGTTTAGACACGAGCTGTTATACTACTTCAGCAGCTGTAGTTGACAAGGATGAAGGTTTGATATGGAATAAAAGCAAGCTATTGCTTGTACCAGAAGGGGAAAAAGGGCTTCCACAATCTGAAGCACTGTTTAACCATTTAAAAAGGCTGCCCCAGTTATTACAAGATACTGGTCAGCTTTTTTGTTATTCCCAGATACAGGCCGTATGTGCAAGCACCAGACCACGACCCCAGGAAAATTCATATATGCCGGTATTTACAGTTTCTGAAAACATTGGCAGGATTCTAGCAACATCCCTTGGAGTTCCCTTCATTGAAACCAGCCATCAAGAAAATCATTTGAGGGCAGGTGTTTGGTCCGGGAAAATACCATGTAAAGAATTCCTGGCACTCCATGTGTCAGGAGGTACCTCTGAGCTGTTAAAGGTATGTTGGCAAAAGGGACGTCCCTTTAAGATAAACCTGCTTGGGGGAACTATTGATCTCCACGCAGGTCAATTCATAGACAGGGTGGGTGTAAGCCTAAACTTACCCTTTCCTGCTGGTCCACATATGGAAAGAATTGGACGTGATAGTGATAAGCTTTTGGAAATACCGTCATGGGTAAGGGAGTACTCCATTAGTTTTTCAGGTCCAGAGGCTGCAGCACAACGATTAATTGCTGCAAAGGAAAGCCCAGCAAATATAGCCAGGGCAGTTGAGAACTGCATAGCTAAGACTCTAGAGAAACTATTGCTTAATGCCATGGGTAAAGAAAAATTCACTAATATCTTACTTGTAGGTGGCGTCTGTGCAAATACATACATCAAAAAAAGATTAAAAAATCGTTTAGAGCATCAGGCTGTAGGAGCCAAGCTGTATTTTGCTGCTCCGGAATACAGCAGTGATAATGCAGTTGGAACAGCCTTAATTGGAAAAGACATGCACATTTAG
- the nuoE gene encoding NADH-quinone oxidoreductase subunit NuoE → MAIEKVTFDVKLDDDQMLQKVEEIVTRFETKRGAAIPILQSIQTEFGYVPKPSLKKVSSLTGIPASDLFSIVTFYAQFRLQPIGDNLIQVCHGTACHLAGAEEITGALLRAAKIQEGNTSPDRKFTIEKVACLGCCSLAPVLTINGETFGKLTPESAVRLLKKI, encoded by the coding sequence ATGGCTATTGAAAAGGTCACATTTGATGTTAAATTAGATGATGATCAAATGCTGCAAAAGGTTGAGGAGATTGTCACCAGATTTGAAACAAAGCGTGGTGCCGCAATTCCAATTCTCCAAAGTATCCAAACAGAATTTGGATATGTACCAAAACCATCATTAAAAAAGGTTTCATCGCTTACAGGGATCCCAGCCAGTGATCTCTTTAGTATTGTAACCTTCTATGCCCAGTTTAGACTGCAGCCCATTGGAGATAATCTTATTCAAGTTTGTCATGGGACAGCCTGCCACCTGGCTGGAGCTGAGGAAATCACAGGTGCTCTTTTAAGAGCTGCTAAAATCCAAGAAGGTAATACTAGTCCTGACAGAAAGTTTACCATTGAAAAGGTTGCTTGTTTAGGGTGCTGCAGTCTTGCTCCTGTTTTAACAATAAACGGTGAAACCTTTGGTAAGCTTACTCCAGAATCAGCGGTTCGTTTGTTAAAGAAAATCTAG
- a CDS encoding NADH-quinone oxidoreductase subunit NuoF, which translates to MKNTVNVGIASCGIAAGAQKVYDYLNANLPDDNSKVHKVGCIGMCFNEPLVEVTNEKGSFLYGNIDEKKAQRIIDEHLKGGQPISEWLVYSSVETIGDGDYISKQTRILLKNSGAINPESIDSYLSVGGYQGFHKAVTSMTPEEVIEEIERSGLRGRGGAGFPTYLKWKFTRQTDSFPKYVVCNADEGDPGAFMDRSILESDPHSVLEGMAIAAYAIGASQGYIYIRAEYPLAVKRLLMAIEQAEEKGYLGKNIQGSGFDFTIEIREGAGAFVCGEETALIASIEGHRGMPKFKPPFPAQKGLWDQPTAINNVETLANVSRILYEGAEAYSQCGTDKSKGTKVFALAGKIKRGGLIEVPMGITINDIVFDIGGGISSGKPFKAVQTGGPSGGCIPASMGDTPVDYESLQQIGAIMGSGGLLVMDEDTCMVDVARFFLEFTTEESCGKCTFCRIGTKHMLDILNRITEGRGKPEDLEQLEKLGHNIIKGSLCGLGQTAPNPVLTTLKYFRDEYEAHVNEKRCPARKCKELIAFRVIEEKCTGCTLCKKQCPVEAISGERKEAHVIDTDKCIACRLCYSACKFDAIEIYSDGIKANDWVEGRE; encoded by the coding sequence ATGAAAAATACTGTAAATGTTGGAATTGCCAGCTGCGGTATTGCTGCTGGTGCCCAAAAGGTATATGACTACCTTAATGCAAACCTGCCTGATGACAATTCCAAAGTTCATAAAGTAGGCTGTATCGGCATGTGCTTCAATGAACCTTTAGTTGAGGTTACCAACGAAAAGGGTTCATTCCTATATGGAAATATAGACGAGAAAAAGGCTCAACGTATTATAGATGAACATTTAAAGGGTGGACAGCCAATAAGTGAATGGTTGGTATATTCCTCTGTTGAAACAATTGGAGATGGTGACTATATATCCAAGCAAACAAGAATTCTCCTTAAAAATAGTGGTGCAATAAATCCTGAAAGCATTGACAGCTACCTTTCAGTTGGCGGTTACCAGGGGTTTCATAAAGCGGTTACTTCAATGACACCAGAAGAAGTAATTGAAGAAATAGAAAGGTCTGGTCTAAGAGGCCGTGGTGGAGCAGGCTTTCCCACTTACCTTAAATGGAAGTTTACCCGTCAAACTGACAGCTTTCCAAAATATGTTGTATGTAATGCAGATGAGGGAGATCCAGGTGCATTTATGGATAGAAGCATTCTAGAAAGTGATCCCCACAGCGTTCTAGAAGGAATGGCAATAGCTGCCTATGCAATTGGTGCGTCTCAGGGCTACATCTATATCCGTGCAGAGTATCCACTAGCGGTGAAAAGACTGCTAATGGCTATAGAACAGGCTGAAGAAAAAGGCTATCTTGGTAAGAATATTCAGGGCTCAGGCTTTGACTTTACAATTGAAATTCGTGAAGGTGCAGGTGCCTTTGTTTGTGGTGAAGAAACTGCGTTAATAGCCAGTATTGAAGGTCACAGGGGTATGCCAAAATTCAAGCCGCCCTTCCCAGCTCAAAAGGGATTATGGGATCAGCCCACGGCCATTAACAATGTGGAGACCCTTGCCAATGTGAGCAGAATTTTATATGAGGGAGCAGAAGCATACAGCCAGTGTGGAACAGATAAGAGCAAGGGTACCAAGGTTTTTGCTCTTGCAGGAAAGATTAAGAGAGGTGGATTAATTGAAGTACCCATGGGTATTACAATTAATGATATAGTTTTTGATATTGGTGGAGGCATTTCCTCTGGAAAGCCATTTAAAGCAGTACAGACAGGAGGTCCATCTGGTGGATGTATTCCAGCGAGCATGGGTGATACACCTGTAGATTACGAATCATTACAGCAAATTGGTGCAATCATGGGTTCAGGTGGACTTCTGGTTATGGATGAGGATACTTGTATGGTTGACGTTGCTCGTTTCTTCCTGGAGTTTACTACAGAGGAATCCTGTGGTAAGTGTACCTTTTGTAGAATTGGTACAAAGCACATGCTTGACATCCTTAATAGGATTACAGAAGGTAGGGGAAAACCTGAAGATCTTGAGCAGCTGGAAAAGCTGGGACACAATATTATCAAGGGCTCACTTTGTGGTTTAGGCCAGACTGCTCCAAATCCGGTTCTGACCACACTAAAGTATTTTAGAGATGAGTATGAAGCCCACGTTAATGAAAAGAGATGTCCTGCGAGAAAGTGTAAAGAGCTTATTGCCTTTAGAGTTATAGAGGAGAAATGTACGGGATGTACTTTATGTAAGAAACAGTGTCCAGTGGAGGCCATTTCTGGCGAAAGAAAAGAGGCTCATGTGATAGATACAGATAAGTGTATTGCTTGTCGTTTATGTTATTCTGCCTGTAAGTTTGATGCAATTGAGATTTATTCAGATGGAATTAAGGCTAATGACTGGGTTGAGGGGAGGGAGTAA
- a CDS encoding FAD-dependent oxidoreductase, whose translation MEQVRLQIDGKEVVVEKGVTIIEAARQAGIDIPSLCHDPRLEPFGACRLCFVNVKDAPKAVTACSTTAADGMVVTTEDEILADIRKSALELLLSNHHGDCIAPCQAACPASIDIQGYIAYIADGQHLEAAKLIKDKLPFASAVGRVCPRFCEAACRRQIVDEPVAICTLKGYAGDQDLASDVPFTPEVKPETGKRVAVIGGGPAGLTAAYYIGQAGHKVTIFEGEEKLGGMLRYGIPEYRLPKKHLDREIDQIIKIGIDVKYNVRMGKDFTVKSLKEDGFDAIFIAIGCWENTAVDLPGKDLPGVYSGIGMLREVIYGNKVELGEKVAIMGGGNTAMDAARTAVRLGAKEVTVIYRRTEKEMPADPREVKDAREEGVKFQFLTNPTKIIGTDRIAAVECVEMVLGEPDASGRRRPIVKENSEFQIPVDSLILAIGQIVDLSSLKGSEEIDLDKWNCIGSRETTMVTSVEGVFTAGDCAMGARTVVEAVGQARKAAVSVIQYLAGQEIVPEVVEYNHTKGKLEEVNPEEFKDVVRKERVKQNHLAPEDRRDNFKEVEIPFTEEMAMKEAQRCLSCGCQDAFGCRLRDLSTRYSIAEEDIMKLGYTHPIIDDHSYIQRDNNKCVLCGNCVRICKEVQGASALGFIARGLETVVKPTLDEPLADSPCESCGQCVSTCPTGALVAKAALPKPGPWRTEKIHTICPHCSIGCNMTVHMAGNKLVEVTAVDSEINKGNLCVKGSFEFSPKYAGGRIAAPMLVNGAGLEEASWDASLEAAVSGLQNVLKTSGPDSVAVLVSPKQTNETAYMSAQLAGSALGTNNFDVIGQAAPELTSYITASGAVSFDKMEASDLVVLFNADVAEKYPVIAQRIRKAVAKSTSLVIVSDKETKLDRKASGRLTLDGIKDLEALEQFASAQSVFIICDSQNVTIDQLNSLSELSKGKNASISILEPACNYRGIRIVGAHQAADNKGLSYDRIVKGLQNGAIKGLVVVADEDGVDPQLLANTHVFTVVITPVVQDELANAKVVLPGTAFVETRGSYINSEGKQQIAANALMPLAGREVWSILSDLSSMITGEASVEYDKLTHEVNALF comes from the coding sequence ATGGAACAAGTTAGATTACAGATAGATGGTAAAGAGGTTGTTGTAGAAAAGGGAGTTACCATTATTGAGGCAGCAAGGCAGGCCGGAATTGATATTCCAAGCTTGTGCCATGATCCAAGGTTGGAACCCTTTGGTGCTTGTCGTCTATGCTTTGTAAATGTAAAAGATGCTCCAAAGGCGGTAACTGCCTGTTCCACTACAGCTGCTGATGGAATGGTGGTTACAACTGAAGATGAAATATTAGCTGACATTAGAAAGAGTGCATTGGAACTGCTTCTTTCCAATCACCATGGAGACTGTATAGCACCATGTCAGGCAGCTTGTCCAGCCAGCATTGACATTCAAGGGTATATTGCGTATATAGCAGATGGACAGCATTTAGAGGCTGCCAAGCTAATTAAAGATAAACTACCTTTTGCTTCTGCTGTAGGCCGTGTTTGTCCTAGATTTTGTGAAGCTGCTTGTAGAAGACAAATAGTAGATGAACCAGTAGCAATTTGTACCCTAAAGGGTTATGCCGGAGATCAAGATCTAGCTTCTGATGTGCCTTTTACTCCAGAAGTAAAACCTGAAACAGGCAAGAGGGTAGCAGTAATTGGTGGTGGACCAGCTGGCTTAACAGCAGCATACTATATTGGACAAGCAGGTCATAAGGTGACCATTTTTGAGGGAGAAGAAAAATTAGGAGGCATGCTTCGCTATGGTATTCCTGAATACAGGCTTCCAAAGAAGCATTTAGATAGAGAAATTGACCAGATAATCAAGATTGGCATTGACGTTAAATACAACGTTAGAATGGGCAAGGACTTTACTGTTAAGTCTCTAAAAGAAGATGGTTTCGATGCCATTTTCATAGCCATTGGCTGCTGGGAAAATACAGCAGTTGATCTCCCGGGTAAAGACTTACCAGGAGTATACTCAGGAATTGGCATGTTAAGAGAAGTTATTTATGGCAACAAGGTTGAACTTGGTGAAAAGGTAGCCATCATGGGTGGTGGAAACACAGCCATGGATGCTGCTAGAACAGCAGTTAGATTAGGGGCCAAGGAAGTTACTGTTATTTATAGAAGAACTGAAAAGGAAATGCCTGCTGACCCAAGAGAGGTTAAGGACGCCAGGGAAGAAGGAGTTAAATTCCAATTCCTTACCAACCCAACAAAAATCATAGGTACAGACAGAATCGCTGCTGTAGAGTGTGTTGAAATGGTATTGGGTGAACCAGATGCTAGCGGCAGACGTCGTCCAATTGTTAAGGAAAACTCAGAATTTCAGATACCAGTTGATTCACTGATTCTGGCTATTGGTCAAATAGTAGATCTTTCATCCTTAAAGGGTAGTGAAGAGATCGATCTGGATAAATGGAATTGTATAGGTTCAAGGGAAACAACCATGGTAACATCTGTAGAAGGTGTTTTCACTGCAGGTGACTGTGCAATGGGTGCAAGAACTGTGGTTGAGGCAGTTGGTCAGGCCAGGAAGGCTGCTGTATCTGTAATACAATATCTGGCTGGTCAGGAAATTGTTCCAGAAGTTGTAGAATATAATCATACCAAGGGTAAGCTGGAGGAAGTAAACCCTGAGGAATTTAAAGATGTAGTAAGAAAAGAAAGGGTTAAGCAGAATCACCTTGCTCCTGAGGATAGAAGGGATAATTTCAAGGAGGTTGAAATACCCTTTACAGAGGAAATGGCAATGAAGGAAGCACAGCGCTGCCTTTCCTGTGGATGTCAGGATGCATTTGGATGTCGTTTAAGAGATTTATCAACTAGATATAGTATTGCTGAAGAAGACATTATGAAGCTGGGCTACACCCATCCAATCATTGATGATCACAGCTATATTCAGAGAGATAACAACAAGTGTGTCCTTTGTGGCAACTGTGTGAGAATTTGTAAAGAGGTTCAAGGGGCAAGTGCCCTGGGCTTTATCGCAAGGGGATTGGAAACTGTTGTTAAACCAACTCTAGACGAGCCCCTGGCAGACTCACCATGTGAATCCTGTGGTCAATGTGTGTCCACCTGTCCAACAGGCGCATTAGTTGCCAAGGCTGCTCTTCCCAAGCCAGGACCATGGCGCACTGAAAAGATTCATACTATCTGCCCACACTGTTCTATTGGATGTAATATGACAGTTCACATGGCAGGTAATAAGCTGGTGGAAGTAACTGCAGTTGATTCTGAAATAAATAAAGGTAACCTTTGTGTGAAAGGCTCCTTTGAATTCAGTCCAAAATATGCTGGTGGACGCATTGCTGCTCCAATGCTGGTTAATGGTGCTGGGCTTGAAGAAGCTTCCTGGGATGCTTCCCTTGAAGCAGCGGTTTCAGGACTACAAAATGTGCTAAAAACTAGTGGACCCGACAGTGTTGCCGTACTTGTGTCACCAAAGCAAACTAACGAAACCGCATACATGTCAGCACAACTGGCCGGAAGTGCATTAGGAACCAATAATTTTGATGTAATAGGACAGGCTGCACCTGAATTAACATCATATATAACTGCTAGTGGAGCTGTATCCTTTGATAAAATGGAAGCTAGCGATCTGGTAGTTCTATTTAACGCAGATGTTGCTGAAAAATATCCTGTTATAGCTCAAAGAATTAGAAAAGCTGTAGCCAAGAGCACCTCTCTGGTAATTGTTTCTGACAAGGAAACCAAGCTGGATAGAAAGGCTTCAGGCAGGTTGACACTAGATGGCATTAAGGATTTAGAAGCTTTAGAACAATTTGCTTCGGCACAGAGTGTATTTATTATATGTGATAGTCAAAATGTCACAATAGACCAGTTAAATTCCTTGAGTGAATTATCTAAAGGAAAGAACGCTTCAATTTCAATTCTTGAGCCGGCTTGCAATTACAGAGGTATAAGAATTGTTGGGGCTCACCAGGCAGCTGATAACAAGGGACTAAGCTATGATCGCATTGTAAAAGGTCTTCAGAATGGAGCAATAAAAGGTCTTGTAGTTGTTGCAGATGAGGATGGAGTAGATCCACAGCTTCTTGCAAATACTCATGTATTTACAGTGGTTATCACACCTGTTGTACAGGATGAGCTTGCAAATGCCAAGGTGGTTCTACCTGGTACAGCCTTTGTTGAGACAAGGGGCAGCTACATTAACTCAGAAGGCAAACAGCAGATAGCAGCTAATGCTTTAATGCCTCTAGCTGGCAGGGAAGTATGGAGCATTCTTTCTGACCTGAGCTCAATGATTACAGGTGAAGCTTCAGTAGAGTATGATAAACTTACTCATGAAGTTAATGCCCTTTTTTAA
- the xseA gene encoding exodeoxyribonuclease VII large subunit: MVRNQKVLTVTQLTEYLKNIIETDARLSNLWLRGEVSNATKPSSGHLYLTLKDEECTLKAVMFRSDYTKLLFKVENGLEVVVRGRIAIYQKGGIYQLYIQEMFPQGIGSLELAFQQLKEALANKGYFDPASKKPIPKMPHRIGIVTSPTGSVIRDFLKVVRRRFPAVDIFLIPTTVQGEEAPPQITRAIKIFNEEFPVDVIVLARGGGSLEELWAFNTEEVARAIFASKIPIVSAVGHETDFTIADWVADLRAATPSVAGELVVLSLEELKNRLNKLERHLYQSANSMIKHHLEKLNGIEKRLHLAGQGLILKKENQLAKLAVQLDALSPLKVLQRGYSVCQDVKGQTVLCSSQVDVGDQVTIILKKGSLGCAVSSKID; this comes from the coding sequence GTGGTTAGGAACCAAAAGGTTTTAACAGTAACCCAATTAACTGAATATCTAAAAAATATCATTGAAACAGATGCTCGTCTCTCTAACCTATGGTTAAGAGGTGAAGTTTCTAACGCTACTAAGCCTTCCTCAGGCCATTTATATTTAACATTAAAGGATGAAGAATGTACCTTAAAAGCAGTAATGTTCAGATCTGATTATACCAAGCTTCTGTTTAAAGTGGAAAATGGTTTGGAAGTTGTTGTAAGGGGAAGAATAGCCATCTATCAAAAGGGCGGCATCTATCAATTATACATACAGGAAATGTTTCCCCAGGGTATTGGCAGTCTGGAGCTTGCTTTTCAGCAGCTAAAGGAAGCGCTTGCCAATAAAGGCTATTTTGATCCTGCATCTAAAAAGCCCATACCAAAAATGCCTCATAGAATCGGCATAGTAACCTCACCAACAGGATCAGTAATTAGAGATTTTTTAAAAGTGGTTCGTAGAAGATTTCCTGCAGTAGATATATTTTTAATACCCACCACAGTTCAGGGTGAAGAGGCTCCTCCACAAATAACAAGAGCCATCAAAATCTTCAATGAGGAATTTCCTGTAGATGTGATAGTTCTTGCCAGGGGTGGGGGCTCTCTTGAAGAATTATGGGCCTTTAATACTGAGGAGGTAGCCAGGGCTATTTTTGCTTCCAAGATTCCCATTGTATCAGCTGTAGGCCATGAGACTGATTTTACCATTGCCGATTGGGTAGCTGACTTGAGGGCTGCAACGCCTTCAGTAGCTGGGGAGCTTGTAGTGTTATCTTTAGAGGAGTTAAAGAACAGGCTTAATAAGCTTGAAAGACATTTATATCAATCTGCTAACAGCATGATCAAGCACCATCTAGAAAAGCTAAATGGCATAGAAAAAAGACTCCACTTGGCTGGTCAAGGTTTAATATTAAAAAAGGAAAACCAGTTGGCCAAGCTAGCTGTTCAACTGGATGCCTTAAGTCCTCTTAAGGTTTTGCAAAGAGGATATTCTGTGTGCCAGGATGTTAAAGGGCAGACTGTCCTTTGCAGCAGTCAGGTAGATGTGGGGGACCAGGTTACTATCATTCTAAAGAAGGGCTCTCTTGGATGTGCAGTAAGCTCCAAAATAGACTAA
- the xseB gene encoding exodeoxyribonuclease VII small subunit: MTQAFENDMKRLEEIVNLLNSDKISLHEGLELLEEGVGLVKKCNGQLEKGKGKLQMLLEGDKGVAVWDACELEGDM; this comes from the coding sequence ATGACCCAGGCATTTGAAAATGATATGAAAAGGTTAGAGGAAATAGTTAATCTCCTAAATAGTGATAAAATATCTCTGCATGAGGGCCTGGAGCTTTTAGAGGAGGGTGTAGGCCTTGTAAAGAAGTGTAATGGACAGCTTGAAAAGGGCAAAGGCAAGCTGCAGATGCTTCTTGAAGGGGATAAGGGTGTTGCTGTTTGGGATGCATGTGAATTGGAAGGTGACATGTAA